From Penicillium psychrofluorescens genome assembly, chromosome: 1, one genomic window encodes:
- a CDS encoding uncharacterized protein (ID:PFLUO_001898-T1.cds;~source:funannotate) codes for MANKRLASRSLVTPMLLFSCFCLLVGDILFGYDTASFGGILANPGFLKQFGEYDPSTQSYTLDSVHTSLMSSLPFLGKFLGCFIAGPAIERFGHRVVFFGLSIVSFIGIIIEMTAAGTGEGSGRFAQFVIGRIIVYISVGLVEVDVTTYQAEIVPASFRGLVIVSLQLFLNAGTVVATGVNKGLSTSTDSVGWRTVTGIQLVFPVLIVFFTLFIPSSPRWLLSKDREDEAIVALRRIRPKADAIEGNCEAEIQAIKEALQEHVRKGPWLDLLRGPNFRRTMLVITTGQAFVSTYQTTFYKQNGYAAKAFIYPVINSCLGFFAVLPAMYMVDKFGRRNTLFITFFFQGLFMFLLAGIGEMAYKSSTESDTIVAAFMLYYFSYNLGGASIPYLLGTEIPNAAIREKTQSLGTSWNVLWAFVTNFAIPYIINNIHFQVGWVFGSISILALIFTFFFLPETKDRALEEIDAIFEVRFNPFNPVATPYTGVGLNDGRLEGGKTDGSGSNKIDDDNGSKQDVTHV; via the exons ATGGCCAACAAGAGGCTCGCGTCGCGGTCTTTGGTGACCCCTATGCTGCTCTTTTCCTGCTTCTGTCTGCTCGTGGGGGATATACTTTTTGGCTATGACACGGCCAGTTTTGGTGGTATCCTCGCCAATCCC GGCTTTCTGAAGCAGTTCGGCGAGTATGATCCCAGCACTCAGAGCTATACCCTCGACTCTGTCCACACATCGCTCATGTCGTCGCTCCCTTTTCTCGGCAAGTTTCTTGGGTGTTTCATCGCCGGCCCAGCCATTGAGAGATTCGGTCACCGTGTGGTTTTCTTTGGTCTCTCTATCGTTTCGTTTATCGGCATTATCA TTGAGATGACTGCTGCAGGCACTGGCGAAGGCTCCGGGCGTTTTGCACAGTTTGTCATTGGTCGAATCATTGTCTATATCTCGGTTGGTCTTGTCGAAGTAGATGTGAC CACTTATCAAGCCGAGATTGTTCCGGCGTCTTTCCGTGGCCTCGTCATTGTTTCCCTGCAGCTCTTTCTGAATGCCGGGACTGTGGTTGCCACTGGCGTTAACAAAGGCTTATCCACAAGCACCGACTCTGTCGGGTGGAGGACTGTCACGGGTATCCAGCTCGTCTTTCCTGTCC TCATTGTCTTCTTTACGCTCTTCATCCCtagctctcctcgctggctccTCTCCAAAGACCGTGAGGATGAAGCCATCGTTgccctccgccgcatcagACCGAAGGCCGATGCCATTGAAGGTAATTGCGAAGCAGAAATCCAGGCTATCAAGGAGGCTCTTCAAGAACACGTCCGCAAAGGCCCCTGGCTCGACCTCCTGCGCGGCCCCAATTTTCGTCGAACGATGCTTGTCATA ACCACCGGCCAAGCTTTCGTCTCTACTTACCAAACGACATTCTATAAACAAAACGGATACGCCGCCAAGGCTTTCATCTACCCCGTCATTAACAGCTGTCTTGGCTTCTTCGCTGTCCTTCCAGCCATGTACATGGTCGACAAGTTTGG TCGTCGAAACACCCTTTTTATcacctttttcttccagggctTATTTATGTTTCTGTTGGCCGGTATCGGCGAGATGGCATACAAGTCGTCTACTGAGAGTGACACCATTGTGGCTGCGTTTATGCTCTACTACTTTAGCTACAAT CTGGGTGGCGCCTCTATCCCCTACCTGCTTGGCACTGAGATTCCCAACGCCGCTATACGTGAGAAGACACAGTCCTTGGGGACTTCTTGGAATGTCCTGTGGGCTTTTGTGACCAACTTTGCCATCCCGTacatcatcaacaacatccATTTTCAGGTTGGATGGGTGTTCGGCAGCATCTCAATACTGGCCCTtatcttcaccttcttctttctcccagAGACCAAG GATCGTGCGCTTGAGGAAATTGACGCCATCTTTGAAGTCAGATTTAACCCTTTCAACCCTGTTGCCACCCCCTATACCGGCGTTGGGCTCAATGATGGCCGCCTTGAAGGAGGGAAGACTGATGGATCTGGCTCAAACAAAATTGACGACGATAATGGCAGCAAGCAAGACGTTACTCATGTCTGA